One Peterkaempfera bronchialis DNA window includes the following coding sequences:
- a CDS encoding DUF5999 family protein: protein MCQHRPECPSADSPDREAARPVACHPEQGWSLLCNGVLVFDDTGELLPDGRVIAPHRPLAAAGAA, encoded by the coding sequence ATGTGCCAGCACCGACCTGAGTGCCCATCGGCCGACTCCCCGGACCGCGAGGCGGCCCGCCCCGTGGCCTGCCACCCCGAGCAGGGCTGGAGTCTGCTCTGCAACGGTGTGCTCGTCTTCGACGACACCGGTGAGCTGCTGCCCGACGGCCGGGTGATCGCGCCGCACCGCCCGCTGGCCGCCGCCGGCGCGGCCTGA
- the gcvP gene encoding aminomethyl-transferring glycine dehydrogenase: protein MNADQTIARSRAATAATLAQLEQASPFENRHIGPDRAEQDKMLAHVGYGSLDELTAAAVPEAIRSLQGLDLPGARSEAQVLAELRELADRNQVLTPMIGLGYYGTFTPPVILRNVLENPAWYTAYTPYQPEISQGRLEALLNFQTMVADLTGLPTSGASLLDEGTAAAEAMALSRRMGKVKGGVFLVDADCLPQTAAVIGTRAEPTGVEVVVADLSDGIPAEVAERGVFGVLLQYPGASGAVRDLAPLVEQAHALGAVVTVAADLLALTLLRSPGELGADIAVGTTQRFGVPMGFGGPHAGYMAVRAEYARSLPGRLVGVSVDADGNRAYRLALQTREQHIRREKATSNICTAQVLLAVMASMYAVHHGPDGLADIARRTHRYAAVLAEGLRAGGVELVHGAFFDTVTARVPGRAAEVVAAARAGGVNLRQVDADQVSIACDETTGREQLAAVWAAFGVPAGDADALDAAAGEVLPEALLRTDEYLTHPVFHSHRSETAMLRYLKRLADRDYALDRGMIPLGSCTMKLNATTEMEPITWPEFGQLHPFAPAEQAAGYLTLIRELEQRLAEVTGYDAVSLQPNAGSQGELAGLLAVRAYHRAHGQQQRDVCLIPSSAHGTNAASAVMAGMRVVVVKTGADGDVDVADLHAKIELHRDALAVLMVTYPSTHGVFEENITDICAAVHEAGGQVYVDGANLNALVGLAKPGKFGADVSHLNLHKTFCIPHGGGGPGVGPVAVRAHLAPYLPNHPLQPEAGPATGVGPVSAAPWGSAAILPISWAYVRLMGGEGLRRATQVAVLSANYIAKRLAPYYPVLYTGPNGLVAHECIIDLRPLTKATGVSVDDVAKRLIDYGFHAPTMSFPVAGTLMIEPTESEDLGEVDRFCEAMIAIRAEIEKVGAGEWPADDNPLRGAPHTAALLAGEWSHPYGREQAVFPQGVDPAGKYWPPVRRIDGAYGDRNLVCSCPPLDEYGS, encoded by the coding sequence ATGAATGCCGACCAGACGATCGCGCGCTCCCGCGCCGCGACCGCGGCGACCCTTGCCCAGCTGGAGCAGGCGAGCCCCTTCGAGAACCGCCACATCGGCCCGGACCGGGCCGAGCAGGACAAGATGCTGGCCCACGTCGGCTATGGCTCGCTGGACGAGCTGACCGCCGCCGCCGTACCGGAGGCGATCCGCAGCCTCCAGGGCCTGGACCTCCCCGGAGCCCGCTCCGAGGCCCAGGTGCTGGCCGAGCTGCGCGAGCTGGCCGACCGCAACCAGGTGCTCACCCCGATGATCGGCCTGGGCTACTACGGCACCTTCACCCCGCCGGTGATCCTCCGCAATGTGCTGGAGAACCCCGCCTGGTACACCGCCTACACCCCGTACCAGCCGGAGATCTCGCAGGGCCGGCTGGAGGCGCTGCTGAACTTCCAGACCATGGTCGCCGACCTCACCGGCCTCCCCACCTCCGGCGCCTCGCTGCTGGACGAGGGCACCGCCGCCGCCGAGGCCATGGCGCTCTCCCGCCGCATGGGCAAGGTCAAGGGCGGCGTCTTCCTGGTGGACGCCGACTGCCTGCCGCAGACCGCCGCCGTGATCGGGACCCGCGCCGAACCCACCGGGGTCGAGGTGGTCGTCGCTGACCTCTCCGACGGCATCCCGGCCGAGGTCGCCGAGCGCGGCGTCTTCGGTGTGCTGCTCCAGTACCCGGGCGCCTCCGGCGCCGTGCGCGACCTGGCCCCGCTGGTGGAGCAGGCCCATGCGCTGGGCGCGGTGGTCACCGTCGCCGCCGACCTGCTGGCCCTCACCCTGCTCAGGTCCCCCGGCGAGCTGGGCGCCGACATCGCGGTGGGCACCACCCAGCGGTTCGGCGTGCCCATGGGCTTCGGTGGCCCGCACGCGGGCTATATGGCGGTCCGCGCCGAGTACGCCCGCAGCCTGCCCGGCCGCCTGGTCGGCGTCTCCGTCGACGCCGACGGCAACCGCGCGTACCGGCTGGCGCTCCAGACCCGCGAGCAGCACATCCGCCGCGAGAAGGCCACCAGCAACATCTGCACCGCCCAGGTGCTGCTCGCCGTGATGGCCTCCATGTACGCCGTCCACCACGGCCCCGACGGCCTGGCCGACATCGCCCGCCGCACCCACCGCTACGCCGCCGTGCTCGCCGAGGGCCTGCGCGCCGGCGGGGTGGAGCTGGTGCACGGCGCCTTCTTCGACACCGTCACCGCCCGGGTGCCCGGCCGGGCCGCCGAGGTCGTCGCCGCCGCCCGCGCGGGCGGGGTCAACCTCCGCCAGGTCGACGCCGACCAGGTCTCCATCGCCTGCGACGAGACCACCGGCCGCGAGCAGCTGGCCGCCGTCTGGGCCGCCTTCGGGGTGCCCGCCGGCGACGCCGACGCCCTGGACGCCGCCGCCGGCGAGGTGCTGCCGGAGGCGCTGCTGCGCACCGACGAGTACCTCACCCACCCGGTCTTCCACAGCCACCGCTCCGAGACGGCCATGCTGCGCTACCTCAAGCGGCTGGCCGACCGCGACTATGCGCTGGACCGGGGCATGATCCCGCTCGGGTCGTGCACCATGAAGCTCAATGCCACCACCGAGATGGAGCCGATCACCTGGCCGGAGTTCGGCCAGCTGCACCCCTTCGCCCCGGCGGAGCAGGCGGCCGGCTACCTCACCCTGATCCGCGAGCTGGAGCAGCGGCTGGCCGAGGTCACCGGCTATGACGCGGTCTCCCTCCAGCCGAACGCCGGTTCCCAGGGCGAGCTGGCGGGCCTGCTGGCCGTCCGCGCCTACCACCGCGCCCATGGGCAGCAGCAGCGCGACGTCTGCCTCATCCCGTCCTCCGCGCACGGCACCAACGCCGCCTCGGCGGTGATGGCCGGAATGCGCGTGGTCGTGGTGAAGACCGGCGCCGACGGCGACGTGGACGTGGCGGACCTGCACGCCAAGATCGAGCTGCACCGTGACGCGCTCGCCGTGCTGATGGTGACCTATCCGTCCACCCATGGCGTCTTCGAGGAGAACATCACCGACATCTGCGCCGCCGTGCACGAGGCCGGCGGCCAGGTCTACGTGGACGGCGCCAACCTCAATGCGCTGGTGGGCCTCGCCAAGCCGGGCAAGTTCGGCGCGGATGTGTCGCACCTGAACCTGCACAAGACCTTCTGCATCCCGCACGGCGGCGGCGGTCCGGGCGTCGGCCCGGTGGCGGTCCGCGCCCACCTGGCGCCGTACCTGCCCAACCACCCCCTCCAGCCGGAGGCCGGTCCGGCGACCGGCGTCGGCCCGGTCTCGGCTGCGCCCTGGGGCTCCGCCGCGATCCTGCCGATCTCCTGGGCGTATGTGCGGCTGATGGGCGGCGAGGGCCTGCGCCGGGCCACCCAGGTCGCGGTGCTGAGCGCCAACTACATCGCCAAGCGCCTGGCGCCGTACTACCCCGTGCTCTACACCGGGCCGAACGGCCTGGTCGCGCACGAGTGCATCATCGACCTGCGGCCGCTGACCAAGGCGACCGGGGTGAGCGTGGACGATGTGGCCAAGCGCCTGATCGACTACGGCTTCCACGCGCCGACGATGTCCTTCCCGGTGGCCGGCACGCTGATGATCGAGCCGACCGAGAGCGAGGACCTGGGCGAGGTCGACCGGTTCTGCGAGGCGATGATCGCCATCCGCGCCGAGATCGAGAAGGTCGGCGCGGGCGAGTGGCCGGCCGACGACAACCCGCTGCGGGGCGCCCCGCACACCGCCGCGCTGCTGGCCGGCGAGTGGTCGCACCCGTACGGGCGCGAGCAGGCGGTCTTCCCGCAGGGCGTCGACCCGGCGGGCAAGTACTGGCCGCCGGTGCGGCGGATCGACGGCGCCTACGGTGACCGCAACCTGGTCTGCTCCTGCCCGCCGCTGGACGAGTACGGCTCCTGA